A region of Jaculus jaculus isolate mJacJac1 chromosome 16, mJacJac1.mat.Y.cur, whole genome shotgun sequence DNA encodes the following proteins:
- the LOC101603655 gene encoding up-regulator of cell proliferation isoform X1: MASPGIEVELLVKGHSDLGEVAPEIKASDNRTAVAIADLEWREMEGDDCGFHYGDGTNETQDNDFPTVERSRLQEMLSLLGLETYQVQKLSLQDSLQISFDSMKNWAPQSPKDLPWHFLRKLQALNAEARNATMVLDTPPDARPAGKESQMEEEMIYWDPADDIAADDIYSFSELPMPDTPVNPLDLLCALLLSSDSFLQQEVLLKMSLCQFALPLVLPDSENHYHTFLLWALRAVVRTWWFQPPRGLGSFREDSVVLSRVPTFAFVRMDVSSNSKSQLLNSILSPGCQQCDCFWHRDLNLGTNPREIADGLVEISWFFPSGKEDLDVFPEPVAFLNLRGDIGSHWLQFKLLTEISSAVFILTDNISKKEYKLLYSMKESTTKYYFILSPYRGKRNTNLRFLNRLIPVLKIDHSHVLVKVSSTDSESFVRRIRAILGSVVRSPCRRVSVEDMAHAARKLGLRVDEDCEECQKAKDRVERITRKIKDVEVYRRDELRLQGDPGRKAAQMEREFCQLQWIPEPPEKHRAELRRRFLELRMQQHGQEPTSGVQEFIMGISSPSLGERQYFLRWLEWGLARVGQPRPKQPPETLLTLRPKLGGASDLSEPLWPEPLGVEHFLREMGQFYEAESCLVEAGRLPASQRRFAHFPGLAMELLLMGLPLELVDGSTLSIPVRWVTGLLKELHVRLDRRCRLVVLSTLGAPGTGKSTLLNTMFGLRFATGRSCSPQGAFMQLIPVAEGFSQDLGCDHILVVDSGGLIRGALASSGDRFELEVSLATLLMGLSNVTVVSLAEMKDIPPAILHAFLRLEKTGHMPNYQFVYQSLLDVPVPSPKPRDRRQLPDPPSDLSRAAAQMEKQGGSFRTLVGLTERQHVWHIPALWHGVPPMAAVSLGYSEAIFELKRCLLENIRNGLSNQNKNIQQLIELVRRL, translated from the exons atTTGGAATGGAGAGAAATGGAAGGAGATGACTGCGGGTTCCATTATGGAG atGGTACAAATGAGACTCAGGACAATGACTTCCCAACAG TGGAGAGAAGTAGGCTTCAGGAAATGCTGTccctgctggggctggagacataccAGGTACAGAAGCTCAGCCTTCAGGACTCCCTGCAGATCAGTTTTGACAGCATGAAGAACTGGGCACCTCAATCTCCCAAAGACCTGCCCTGGCATTTCCTCAGGAAGCTGCAGGCTCTCAACGCTGAAGCCAGGAATGCTACCATGGTGCTGGACACACCTCCGGATGCCCGGCCTGCCGGGAAAGAGAGCCAGATGGAGGAGGAGATGATCTACTGGGACCCAGCTGACGACATTGCTGCTGATGACATCTACTCCTTTTCTGAGCTGCCCATGCCTGACACCCCCGTGAACCCGCTGGACCTTCTCTGTGCCCTCCTGCTGTCTTCAGACAGCTTTCTGCAGCAGGAGGTCTTGTTAAAGATGTCTCTCTGTCAGTTTGCACTACCACTCGTGTTGCCTGACTCAGAAAACCACTACCACACCTTTCTACTGTGGGCACTGCGGGCTGTTGTGCGGACGTGGTGGTTCCAGCCCCCTCGGGGCCTGGGCAGCTTCCGAGAGGACAGTGTGGTCCTATCCAGGGTACCCACTTTTGCCTTTGTTCGCATGGATGTCAGCAGCAACTCCAAGTCCCAGCTGCTCAACTCCATACTCAGCCCAGGCTGCCAGCAGTGTGACTGCTTCTGGCATAGGGACCTCAATTTGGGAACTAATCCCCGGGAGATTGCAGATGGGTTGGTAGAAATTTCCTGGTTTTTTCCCAGTGGCAAGGAGGACCTGGATGTTTTCCCAGAGCCTGTGGCCTTTCTGAACCTGAGGGGCGACATTGGGTCTCACTGGCTGCAGTTCAAGCTCTTAACAGAAATCTCCTCAGCTGTATTTATTTTGACTGACAACATCAGTAAGAAGGAATACAAACTGCTCTACTCCATGAAAGAGTCAACCACGAAATACTATTTCATCCTGAGTCCCTACCGAGGGAAACGGAACACTAACCTGCGCTTCCTGAACAGGCTGATCCCTGTGCTGAAGATAGACCATTCCCATGTCCTGGTGAAGGTCAGCAGCACCGACAGTGAGAGTTTTGTGAGGAGGATCCGAGCAATCCTGGGCAGTGTGGTCCGGTCCCCTTGTAGGAGGGTGTCTGTGGAGGACATGGCCCATGCAGCCCGCAAACTGGGCCTCCGGGTAGATGAGGACTGCGAAGAGTGTCAGAAGGCAAAGGATCGGGTGGAGAGGATCACCAGGAAGATCAAGGATGTGGAAGTCTATAGGAGGGATGAGCTgaggctacagggagaccctggcAGGAAGGCAGCCCAAATGGAAAGGGAGTTTTGCCAGCTCCAGTGGATCCCGGAGCCACCAGAGAAACACCGGGCTGAGCTGAGACGGCGGTTCCTGGAGCTCCGGATGCAGCAGCATGGCCAGGAGCCCACCTCAGGGGTGCAGGAGTTCATCATGGGGATCAGCAGCCCCTCTCTGGGTGAGAGGCAGTACTTCCTGAGATGGTTGGAGTGGGGCTTGGCTCGAGTGGGCCAGCCACGGCCGAAACAGCCTCCAGAGACTCTCCTCACCCTGAGACCAAAACTTGGTGGGGCCTCAGACTTGAGTGAGCCCCTTTGGCCTGAGCCCCTGGGGGTGGAGCACTTCCTGCGGGAGATGGGGCAGTTCTATGAGGCAGAGAGCTGTCTGGTGGAGGCAGGGAGGCTGCCGGCTAGCCAAAGGCGTTTTGCCCACTTCCCAGGCTTAGCCATGGAGCTGCTGCTGATGGGTCTGCCCCTGGAGCTGGTTGATGGAAGCACTCTGAGCATCCCTGTTCGCTGGGTCACTGGGCTCCTCAAGGAGCTGCATGTCCGTTTAGACAGGAGGTGTCGACTGGTAGTTCTGTCTACCCTGGGGGCACCGGGCACAGGGAAATCCACACTTCTCAACACCATGTTTGGCCTGCGGTTTGCCACAGGGAGGAGCTGTAGTCCCCAGGGAGCCTTCATGCAGCTCATCCCGGTGGCTGAAGGCTTCAGCCAGGACCTGGGCTGTGACCACATCCTAGTGGTAGACTCAGGGGGGCTGATCAGGGGGGCTTTGGCCTCGTCTGGAGACAGGTTTGAACTAGAGGTTTCCTTGGCCACTCTGCTAATGGGGCTAAGTAATGTCACTGTGGTCAGTTTAGCCGAAATGAAGGACATTCCACCAGCTATTCTACATGCATTTCTGAGGTTGGAAAAAACGGGGCATATGCCCAACTATCAGTTTGTGTACCAGAGTCTTCTTGATGTGCCTGTCCCCAGTCCCAAGCCAAGAGACAGGAGGCAGCTCCCGGATCCACCCAGTGACCTGAGCAGAGCAGCTGCCCAGATGGAGAAGCAGGGTGGCAGCTTCCGGACACTGGTGGGCCTGACAGAGAGGCAGCATGTCTGGCACATTCCAGCCCTGTGGCATGGAGTGCCACCCATGGCTGCTgtgagcctaggctacagtgaggctATTTTTGAATTGAAGCGATGCCTGCTAGAAAACATCAGGAATGGCTTgtccaaccaaaacaaaaacatccaGCAGCTCATTGAGCTGGTGCGGCGGCTATGA
- the LOC101603655 gene encoding up-regulator of cell proliferation isoform X2, with the protein MEGDDCGFHYGDGTNETQDNDFPTVERSRLQEMLSLLGLETYQVQKLSLQDSLQISFDSMKNWAPQSPKDLPWHFLRKLQALNAEARNATMVLDTPPDARPAGKESQMEEEMIYWDPADDIAADDIYSFSELPMPDTPVNPLDLLCALLLSSDSFLQQEVLLKMSLCQFALPLVLPDSENHYHTFLLWALRAVVRTWWFQPPRGLGSFREDSVVLSRVPTFAFVRMDVSSNSKSQLLNSILSPGCQQCDCFWHRDLNLGTNPREIADGLVEISWFFPSGKEDLDVFPEPVAFLNLRGDIGSHWLQFKLLTEISSAVFILTDNISKKEYKLLYSMKESTTKYYFILSPYRGKRNTNLRFLNRLIPVLKIDHSHVLVKVSSTDSESFVRRIRAILGSVVRSPCRRVSVEDMAHAARKLGLRVDEDCEECQKAKDRVERITRKIKDVEVYRRDELRLQGDPGRKAAQMEREFCQLQWIPEPPEKHRAELRRRFLELRMQQHGQEPTSGVQEFIMGISSPSLGERQYFLRWLEWGLARVGQPRPKQPPETLLTLRPKLGGASDLSEPLWPEPLGVEHFLREMGQFYEAESCLVEAGRLPASQRRFAHFPGLAMELLLMGLPLELVDGSTLSIPVRWVTGLLKELHVRLDRRCRLVVLSTLGAPGTGKSTLLNTMFGLRFATGRSCSPQGAFMQLIPVAEGFSQDLGCDHILVVDSGGLIRGALASSGDRFELEVSLATLLMGLSNVTVVSLAEMKDIPPAILHAFLRLEKTGHMPNYQFVYQSLLDVPVPSPKPRDRRQLPDPPSDLSRAAAQMEKQGGSFRTLVGLTERQHVWHIPALWHGVPPMAAVSLGYSEAIFELKRCLLENIRNGLSNQNKNIQQLIELVRRL; encoded by the exons ATGGAAGGAGATGACTGCGGGTTCCATTATGGAG atGGTACAAATGAGACTCAGGACAATGACTTCCCAACAG TGGAGAGAAGTAGGCTTCAGGAAATGCTGTccctgctggggctggagacataccAGGTACAGAAGCTCAGCCTTCAGGACTCCCTGCAGATCAGTTTTGACAGCATGAAGAACTGGGCACCTCAATCTCCCAAAGACCTGCCCTGGCATTTCCTCAGGAAGCTGCAGGCTCTCAACGCTGAAGCCAGGAATGCTACCATGGTGCTGGACACACCTCCGGATGCCCGGCCTGCCGGGAAAGAGAGCCAGATGGAGGAGGAGATGATCTACTGGGACCCAGCTGACGACATTGCTGCTGATGACATCTACTCCTTTTCTGAGCTGCCCATGCCTGACACCCCCGTGAACCCGCTGGACCTTCTCTGTGCCCTCCTGCTGTCTTCAGACAGCTTTCTGCAGCAGGAGGTCTTGTTAAAGATGTCTCTCTGTCAGTTTGCACTACCACTCGTGTTGCCTGACTCAGAAAACCACTACCACACCTTTCTACTGTGGGCACTGCGGGCTGTTGTGCGGACGTGGTGGTTCCAGCCCCCTCGGGGCCTGGGCAGCTTCCGAGAGGACAGTGTGGTCCTATCCAGGGTACCCACTTTTGCCTTTGTTCGCATGGATGTCAGCAGCAACTCCAAGTCCCAGCTGCTCAACTCCATACTCAGCCCAGGCTGCCAGCAGTGTGACTGCTTCTGGCATAGGGACCTCAATTTGGGAACTAATCCCCGGGAGATTGCAGATGGGTTGGTAGAAATTTCCTGGTTTTTTCCCAGTGGCAAGGAGGACCTGGATGTTTTCCCAGAGCCTGTGGCCTTTCTGAACCTGAGGGGCGACATTGGGTCTCACTGGCTGCAGTTCAAGCTCTTAACAGAAATCTCCTCAGCTGTATTTATTTTGACTGACAACATCAGTAAGAAGGAATACAAACTGCTCTACTCCATGAAAGAGTCAACCACGAAATACTATTTCATCCTGAGTCCCTACCGAGGGAAACGGAACACTAACCTGCGCTTCCTGAACAGGCTGATCCCTGTGCTGAAGATAGACCATTCCCATGTCCTGGTGAAGGTCAGCAGCACCGACAGTGAGAGTTTTGTGAGGAGGATCCGAGCAATCCTGGGCAGTGTGGTCCGGTCCCCTTGTAGGAGGGTGTCTGTGGAGGACATGGCCCATGCAGCCCGCAAACTGGGCCTCCGGGTAGATGAGGACTGCGAAGAGTGTCAGAAGGCAAAGGATCGGGTGGAGAGGATCACCAGGAAGATCAAGGATGTGGAAGTCTATAGGAGGGATGAGCTgaggctacagggagaccctggcAGGAAGGCAGCCCAAATGGAAAGGGAGTTTTGCCAGCTCCAGTGGATCCCGGAGCCACCAGAGAAACACCGGGCTGAGCTGAGACGGCGGTTCCTGGAGCTCCGGATGCAGCAGCATGGCCAGGAGCCCACCTCAGGGGTGCAGGAGTTCATCATGGGGATCAGCAGCCCCTCTCTGGGTGAGAGGCAGTACTTCCTGAGATGGTTGGAGTGGGGCTTGGCTCGAGTGGGCCAGCCACGGCCGAAACAGCCTCCAGAGACTCTCCTCACCCTGAGACCAAAACTTGGTGGGGCCTCAGACTTGAGTGAGCCCCTTTGGCCTGAGCCCCTGGGGGTGGAGCACTTCCTGCGGGAGATGGGGCAGTTCTATGAGGCAGAGAGCTGTCTGGTGGAGGCAGGGAGGCTGCCGGCTAGCCAAAGGCGTTTTGCCCACTTCCCAGGCTTAGCCATGGAGCTGCTGCTGATGGGTCTGCCCCTGGAGCTGGTTGATGGAAGCACTCTGAGCATCCCTGTTCGCTGGGTCACTGGGCTCCTCAAGGAGCTGCATGTCCGTTTAGACAGGAGGTGTCGACTGGTAGTTCTGTCTACCCTGGGGGCACCGGGCACAGGGAAATCCACACTTCTCAACACCATGTTTGGCCTGCGGTTTGCCACAGGGAGGAGCTGTAGTCCCCAGGGAGCCTTCATGCAGCTCATCCCGGTGGCTGAAGGCTTCAGCCAGGACCTGGGCTGTGACCACATCCTAGTGGTAGACTCAGGGGGGCTGATCAGGGGGGCTTTGGCCTCGTCTGGAGACAGGTTTGAACTAGAGGTTTCCTTGGCCACTCTGCTAATGGGGCTAAGTAATGTCACTGTGGTCAGTTTAGCCGAAATGAAGGACATTCCACCAGCTATTCTACATGCATTTCTGAGGTTGGAAAAAACGGGGCATATGCCCAACTATCAGTTTGTGTACCAGAGTCTTCTTGATGTGCCTGTCCCCAGTCCCAAGCCAAGAGACAGGAGGCAGCTCCCGGATCCACCCAGTGACCTGAGCAGAGCAGCTGCCCAGATGGAGAAGCAGGGTGGCAGCTTCCGGACACTGGTGGGCCTGACAGAGAGGCAGCATGTCTGGCACATTCCAGCCCTGTGGCATGGAGTGCCACCCATGGCTGCTgtgagcctaggctacagtgaggctATTTTTGAATTGAAGCGATGCCTGCTAGAAAACATCAGGAATGGCTTgtccaaccaaaacaaaaacatccaGCAGCTCATTGAGCTGGTGCGGCGGCTATGA
- the Mrps24 gene encoding 28S ribosomal protein S24, mitochondrial, translating into MAALARVSALVPGLSGVPAAGALRASAHPLSAQGPELRRALRTSAPCAKNRAARVRVGDGNKPVSYEEAHAPHYIAHRKGWLSAHTGNLDGEAHAAERTVEDVFLRKFMLGTFPGCLADHVVLKRRANQLDICALVLRQLPAHKFYFLVGYSETLLSHFYKCPVRLHLQTVPAKVVYKYL; encoded by the exons ATGGCGGCGCTGGCCCGCGTGTCCGCGCTGGTGCCCGGGCTGAGCGGGGTCCCGGCGGCGGGCGCGCTCCGGGCTTCCGCTCACCCGCTCTCCGCACAGGGCCCGGAGCTGCGCCGCGCGCTGCGCACGTCCGCGCCCTGCGCCAAG AACCGGGCGGCCCGGGTGCGCGTGGGCGACGGCAACAAGCCCGTGAGCTACGAGGAGGCGCACGCGCCGCACTACATCGCCCACCGCAAGGGGTGGCTGTCGGCGCACACGG GGAACCTGGACGGCGAGGCCCACGCTGCAGAGCGAACGGTGGAGGACGTTTTCCTTCGCAAGTTCATGCTGGGCACCTTTCCCGGCTGCCTGGCTGACCACGTTGTCCTGAAGCGCCGGGCCAACCAGCTGGACATCTGTGCTCTGGTCCTGAGGCAGCTGCCAGCACACAAATTCTACTTCCTGGTGGGCTACAGCGAGACGCTGCTGTCCCACTTTTACAAGTGTCCCGTGCGACTGCACCTCCAGACTGTGCCCGCAAAGGTTGTGTACAAGTACCTGTAG